A genomic stretch from Aedes albopictus strain Foshan chromosome 2, AalbF5, whole genome shotgun sequence includes:
- the LOC109415438 gene encoding transport and Golgi organization protein 6, with translation MMESSAILKVLNDLVAANFQDLNVQRLHTILEPAEKDLNSSESDDFLWKLSVGYLEVQHRFLTACLIQKRNSTGTGTKDTLADEELINLPEQLIFLQAVDRIRQFTLNLYLPKELRGLTKCDLRMMVQLEEAERLRRLKFCLEAFRKLFEVKILTLQGSLENCILEYIAGVFSYHFVQGSFSNMKEDQLFKDVGLFPVEQVFKSLLIIKGVPNLAMELAKQIHLELLRLTGEPGGFPVLCRTLLANVPSDETPTWKKSEIIAKIVASKGHTKQFYRQVLQDVFQFYEASLFGHDQESLPYVGTCIECMRQMYLLPPAYQELRNTIDNYFVGRFDQLAEPPELLSGTILLERSQLAASLYLNYMAFSGSSCSSLSSSILTAYLQIFLKLYSMVPAAMQEQQHLQTLIIFCLSNRDKHQLESVLEELLLVNENPVMKKLHPRIYLKIGPKGDETYSLQIGPQQVEDGQDEDTLAPTLIEILKASNRNLLIYDVFVVLLKLFERFSVGTDRNLLLDAEEQDASQCKAFLRKYVIIQALMELVSHKHFHSQLYENPSDVLAFVKSLLVKSIDHVQANESLIEIILSIFQEYLQRLQTRDDVQEILKLLNQFKRSERCGDQLRAQIDRICDGSKPKDDAELTPYQNAFSLCSDKEPYCKVYGTTLMIGLLRQRDQETLTQKHAVLILALDNLRSVESYAFLNSVRLLVALCNVLEAETIEALVREYQSSANDVDYRLKIGEATMKTVEAMGPIAFKYREQLINCFLHECKSPVDEFRASSLANLGMVCKILSYQVHTFFYEMFLVIKSAIETDTYLPVRRAAILVLSQLIEGMDNLLDYQEYLLSIYRFLKFIAETERDDVTRLQAAVGLDHLTAKTKDFFNAGNSALATGKLEKEIRIFGIKEQEADERRRNARSGDILTKMLD, from the exons CTCAACCGGAACCGGTACGAAAGATACTTTAGCGGACGAGGAGTTGATCAATCTCCCGGAACAGCTGATATTCTTGCAGGCCGTGGATCGGATACGACAGTTCACGTTGAACCTGTATTTACCTAAAGAACTGCGAGGTTTGACGAAATGCGACTTACGAATGATGGTGCAGCTGGAGGAAGCGGAACGCCTAAGGCGGTTAAAGTTCTGTCTGGAAGCTTTTCGAAAGTTGTTCGAAGTTAAAATTTTAACACTCCAAGGGAGCCTGGAAAACTGCATCCTGGAGTACATTGCTGGCGTGTTTAGCTATCATTTCGTTCAGGGGAGTTTCTCAAACATGAAGGAAGATCAGCTTTTCAAGGATGTCGGGTTGTTTCCTGTGGAGCAGGTTTTCAAAAGTTTGCTGATTATCAAAGGCGTTCCGAACTTGGCGATGGAACTCGCCAAACAGATTCACCTAGAACTACTCCGGCTGACGGGGGAACCAGGCGGATTCCCAGTGCTCTGTAGAACTCTCCTGGCAAACGTTCCATCTGATGAAACGCCCACGTGGAAGAAGAGCGAAATCATCGCAAAGATTGTGGCCAGCAAAGGTCACACGAAGCAGTTCTATCGCCAGGTGCTGCAGGATGTGTTTCAATTCTACGAGGCTTCCTTGTTTGGCCATGACCAGGAGAGTCTACCCTACGTGGGCACTTGCATCGAATGCATGAGGCAAATGTATCTGCTTCCTCCGGCGTACCAAGAGCTCCGGAACACAATTGACAACTATTTCGTCGGAAGATTCGACCAACTGGCGGAGCCACCGGAGCTTCTCAGTGGAACAATCCTGCTAGAACGATCGCAGCTTGCTGCGTCTCTGTACCTCAATTACATGGCCTTCAGTGGATCTTCCTGCAGCTCTCTGAGCTCATCAATTCTCACAGCTTACCtgcaaatcttcctgaaattgtaTTCCATGGTTCCGGCTGCGATGCAAGAGCAGCAGCACCTCCAAACCTTAATCATATTTTGCCTATCCAACCGCGATAAGCATCAACTCGAATCCGTCCTCGAAGAGCTTCTCCTTGTAAATGAAAACCCCGTGATGAAGAAACTTCATCCAAGGATCTACCTAAAGATTGGACCCAAAGGTGATGAAACCTATTCGCTGCAGATTGGCCCTCAACAGGTGGAGGACGGTCAGGACGAAGACACTTTGGCGCCCACATTGATTGAGATTTTGAAAGCCTCGAACAGGAACCTGCTTATCTACGACGTGTTCGTAGTGCTGCTGAAGCTGTTCGAGCGGTTTAGTGTG GGCACCGACCGAAACCTCCTGCTAGACGCCGAAGAACAGGACGCTTCCCAGTGTAAAGCATTCCTGAGAAAGTACGTCATCATTCAAGCCCTGATGGAACTCGTCAGTCACAAGCACTTTCACAGCCAACTCTATGAAAATCCATCGGATGTGCTGGCGTTTGTGAAATCCCTTCTGGTGAAAAGTATCGACCATGTGCAAGCCAACGAAAGTTTGATAGAGATAATCCTCTCGATATTCCAAGAATATTTGCAACGGCTTCAGACTCGCGACGATGTACAGGAAATACTCAAACTTCTCAATCAGTTCAAACGTTCTGAACGTTGTGGTGACCAATTGAGGGCCCAAATCGATCGCATTTGTGACGGAAGCAAACCTAAGGACGATGCCGAATTGACCCCGTACCAGAATGCGTTCAGCTTGTGCTCCGATAAGGAACCGTATTGCAAAGTGTACGGCACCACGTTGATGATCGGACTGCTAAGGCAACGGGACCAGGAAACCCTCACCCAGAAACATGCGGTTCTGATTTTGGCGCTGGACAACCTCCGAAGCGTGGAGAGTTACGCCTTCCTGAACTCGGTTCGACTGTTGGTGGCGCTGTGCAACGTGCTGGAAGCGGAAACGATCGAGGCGCTTGTCCGGGAATACCAGAGCAGTGCGAACGACGTGGACTACCGATTGAAGATTGGCGAAGCAACGATGAAAACGGTGGAAGCCATGGGACCGATCGCGTTCAAATATCGCGAACAGTTGATCAACTGTTTTCTGCACGAGTGCAAGAGTCCGGTGGATGAGTTCCGGGCGTCCAGTTTGGCAAATTTGGGAATGGTGTGCAAAATATTGTCTTATCAGGTGCACACGTTCTTCTATGAG ATGTTCCTGGTCATCAAGTCAGCCATTGAGACCGATACCTACCTTCCCGTACGGAGGGCGGCCATTCTCGTGCTGTCCCAACTCATCGAAGGTATGGACAACCTGCTGGACTACCAAGAGTACCTCCTGTCGATCTATCGTTTCCTGAAGTTCATCGCCGAAACGGAAAGGGACGACGTCACCCGACTGCAGGCCGCCGTCGGATTGGATCACTTGACGGCCAAGACGAAGGATTTCTTCAACGCGGGCAATAGTGCTCTTGCGACCGGAAAACTGGAAAAGGAGATTCGGATATTCGGTATTAAGGAGCAGGAAGCGGATGAAAGGCGGAGGAACGCACGGAGTGGAGACATACTGACAAAGATGTTAGACTAA
- the LOC109429890 gene encoding uncharacterized protein LOC109429890, with translation MDSSSLILNRLWWPRSKMHLLAAISSAILMLALMRVPEVSGEESPAQDFEVRYLSGEPDYKSVNLTWEVEPSRASGGNGGERDEQRRQHKAARGGRRQQRSFNVYYCEMQNWGPHRCRSKTLTDDSEDSGSTKQYSMTVKNLRMATKYSFHVKPQTRPGDQKVTGRSEHDDDEFDGNSINLGQTIIIPTKGFSAHATQCLPHASEIEVETGPYFGGRISSENGHCSIQGDANSAQESYTMRIEHEQCGSHVSPGDLTVETYITVQENLGILTHSTRRFVVVCTFQPDTLTVRARLALPGRGRGGAAPVPMSDYWPATGRNARVRQFNMVDKSSLVLKASDEEEVEDIQPAQVKEVEENDVVRESAQEVGTESSQVTEKSEKELSSKENEIAERKDGSRRRADKGETFRDAKYERLFKTKSAAAGDSGVGVSDILSSDDDEEGFSARASAGGEERSVDLPSLLISACLAVIMIGAFVYVLLKEYKKQRIIQQHHQIQSQQTQRPPNRMAAF, from the exons AGGTACGATATCTATCCGGCGAGCCTGACTACAAATCAGTCAACCTCACCTGGGAGGTGGAACCGTCGCGGGCTAGCGGCGGCAACGGAGGCGAACGAGATGAGCAACGCCGACAGCACAAAGCGGCCCGCGGAGGCCGCCGGCAGCAACGGTCGTTCAACGTGTACTACTGCGAGATGCAGAACTGGGGACCCCACCGGTGCCGGTCCAAAACGTTGACGGACGATTCCGAGGATAGCGg GAGCACCAAACAGTACAGCATGACGGTGAAGAACTTGAGGATGGCCACCAAATATTCGTTCCACGTGAAGCCCCAGACGCGACCGGGTGATCAGAAGGTTACCGGACGATCGGAACATGACGACGATGAGTTTGATGGAAACTCGATCAATCTCGGCCAGACGATCATCATTCCAACGAAGGGAT TTTCCGCCCACGCTACCCAATGTCTTCCGCACGCGTCGGAAATCGAGGTGGAAACCGGACCGTACTTTGGCGGGCGCATCAGCTCGGAAAATGGCCACTGCAGCATCCAGGGTGACGCCAACAGCGCGCAGGAAAGCTACACCATGCGGATCGAGCACGAGCAGTGCGGCAGCCACGTGAGCCCCGGTGACCTAACCGTCGAGACGTACATCACCGTGCAGGAGAACCTGGGGATTTTGACGCATAGTACCCGGAGGTTCGTAGTGGTTTGTACCTTCCAGCCGGATACGCTGACGGTCCGAGCGCGGTTGGCACTGCCTGGGAGGGGTCGTGGAGGGGCCGCTCCGGTTCCGATGAGCGATTACTGGCCAGCCACGGGTAGGAATGCGAGGGTTAGGCAGTTCAACATGGTGGACAAGAGCAGTCTGGTCCTGAAGGCTTCCGATGAGGAAGAGGTCGAGGACATACAACCAGCGCAGGTCAAGGAGGTTGAAGAGAATGACGTGGTTAGGGAAAGTGCTCAGGAAGTTGGTACCGAGAGTAGTCAAGTGACTGAGAAGTCTGAGAAGGAACTGAGTTCCAAGGAAAACGAGATTGCTGAAAGGAAGGACGGTAGTAGACGGCGCGCTGATAAGGGCGAAACTTTCCGCGATGCCAAATATGAGAGGTTGTTCAAGACGAAGTCAGCGGCGGCTGGGGATAGCGGGGTGGGGGTGAGCGATATCTTATCTTCCGATGATGACGAAGAAGGATTTAGTGCGAGAGCTTCTGCAGGGGGCGAGGAGCGGTCCGTAGATTTGCCGAGTTTGCTAATTTCCGCCTGCCTGGCTGTGATAATGATCGGTGCTTTCGTGTACGTGCTGCTGAAGGAGTACAAGAAGCAGAGGATAATCCAACAGCACCACCAGATTCAATCGCAACAGACGCAACGACCGCCGAATCGGATGGCGGCGTTTTGA